The region TTCAGTCTCAAACCAATACGTTAAAACATATGCTAAACAAAGTTCTCTAATGAAATCATCAAGGTGACTTGTCACCAGAGAGCTTCACTTCTTCTTTTCTCCACCTCCAGGGTGAGCCCTGCAAGGAAAGGACCGAGTTTACTACCATTTTCAGAATGCAAATGCCCCCTCAAAACATAAGACAAGGAATACTTGCTTGTCCTCGGATATAAGATATTACCTCATCTTGCGGAGCACACTAGACATCTCCTCACGCTTCTTCTTTGCCCTTTTGTGAGTTCCCAACTTTCTTTTAGCAACCTTGAGCGCTCGTTTGTCCTTACCAACTTTCAGAAGCTCAGTAATCCTCTTCTCATATGGTGCAAAACCAGCAACTTCCCTAATCAAGTTCCTCACAAAATGGACTCTTTTGCTAGTTTTCTGAATTAATTAGATAAATCAGGGCCACGACTTCAAGCTAAGAAAACACCAACTATGAAACAGACTTCTCAAAAGAGAAATACAAAGAACAACAGCAGATCTAACTTGACAACCTAAAAGTATTGCTACTTCTTCCCTATGCGGTTTTCTCAACTTCTCTTTCAATTGCTTCATATTCGATAACTATTATTctacataaaacttaatcaaTATATGACGTACTTACTCCTTTCCGATTAGAGGGACGTTGAGCCAACTCCTTCTTGGTTACAACATGTCCCTTGTTCAGTCCCACAAAGAGGCCAGTATT is a window of Gossypium hirsutum isolate 1008001.06 chromosome D08, Gossypium_hirsutum_v2.1, whole genome shotgun sequence DNA encoding:
- the LOC107917778 gene encoding 60S ribosomal protein L36-2, with translation MATKQPNTGLFVGLNKGHVVTKKELAQRPSNRKGKTSKRVHFVRNLIREVAGFAPYEKRITELLKVGKDKRALKVAKRKLGTHKRAKKKREEMSSVLRKMRAHPGGGEKKK